The sequence below is a genomic window from Lycium ferocissimum isolate CSIRO_LF1 chromosome 9, AGI_CSIRO_Lferr_CH_V1, whole genome shotgun sequence.
ATTTGAAACTCCACGATGGTGACTATTTTTCAAACAACAAGGCCGAAAAGAGGCCATACACACTTCAAAAAGAGTTTGAGGAAGTTTTGGTCCAAAAACTAGGCCGAAAAGTGGAACTCCCGGATAATATCGGAATTGTCACTTACGAAATTTGAACCTCAAAgacaatgactatttttttcaaaaacaaggAGGAAAAGTGGCCATACATCCTTCAAAAAGAGTTTGAGGAAGTTATGGTCCCCAAAATCTAAACAATACTATCAGAAAAGTTACCATACTGCAAATTTGCACACTTACCAGTTACCATAGACATAGATGTGCCTTACTGCTCTTTAGGCGTTGTATTTCTCCTGTACCTTATACAAATATAAGAGCATAACACAAAAACTAATGGCATGGCCATAGATCAGCATTTAGGAACCTGATTTACTTTGAGAAAAAATAAGCAAACACAGCCACAAAAGGACACGCATAAATACACATAATATCCTCCTGTATTACCAACTAGTCAACGTCTTAAATCCACGgtttaaagaaaagaaacaaaatacgACAGAGAAACGTTTCAAGTTTTTCTCATAACTATCTCCCTTTTTCTATCTGAATAAAGAAATTATGCCTGATAGATACACATGCTGGACCGAAATCAGTTTTGCCATCCAGCATCTTTCGCCTCTAGTTTCCTCCTTCCCGAATCAATCTGTAGTCATAGGTTGAATGCAGCACCTGAAACGGGCCTTTCTGACAGTAGTCATGATTTCTGTCTCAGCCGCCTCAAGCATTCCGACCACCTGAGAGTAAGATGGCAAAATTAGCCCATGAAAATATGACTCGCCCAACCAGCCCAAGTTTGGACTGGTCATTGACCCGTCCATTTATTAGCTCAGCCTATTTCAGCCTATAAAAAAATTGGACTGATATGTAGCCCAAATCGACGCATGAAaaaatcttgtcaaaatatttttaaaaaaacattatttttattttgatatgttatatatagccataataaagaaaaaaagagttttattaggtactaaaaaattattaaagaaCAAACAGAGAAATTAAAACTCAGTAAAAGTTGTTTGGTTTTTGTTTTGGTGGGggtagggggggggggtgtttaaCCCAACTCATTTCAGCCCAAATAACTTATGGGCGGGTCAATAACCCGTCCATTTAATAACTCAATCCAACGCGCCTATTTGACACCCCTACCTGAGAGAAAGTTGGCCTATTATCAGGCTCAGCATCCCAGCAGCGGATCATGATCTCAGATAAGACAGGCAAACACTCAATGGGGATCGTTGGACGGACACCTTTGTTGACAACAGCAAAAGCAGCCTGCACAGCAGTCATGTTCTGGAAAGGAAGCATCCCTGTTATAAGCTCCCATAGAACAATGCCAAAACTGTAAACATCAACTTTCTGGGTGTATGGACGGTGCTGGATCATCTCcctacaaaaacaaaaacaaaaaacgcGCTCAGGCAGTCCACAACAATACACAGATGCTaacaactttgaacaatagcaaaaaagaatgataatGTTAAACACGATAGGATCCGCAGAATGTTGAATAAATAGCATTTCAAAAGGAAACTTGAAATGTAACTTCATTTCTCAGGTTAATTAGAGTCAAAATTTCAGTATATTAGAATTGTACACAGTTTCAGAAACTGCTGCACATACAGAGCTACAAGCTTTACCAGATATTGAGATCCGATCCCCACCTTTCAGGCAAGATCAtttaatatctttttctttttggcaagATTGTTCATTATCACATCAACTTTGGTCAAAAGCAAGCATATTCTTCCGTCTATATTTCCAAGGTAAGTCATTCATGCATATTAGCCTATTACTATCATACAGAGAAGATTTATATTCACTACATCATCCACTATCGCGGGGATGTGGTGCTTCACGACTGCACCAGCTCACCAAAATTATCACCACTCACCAGGCCAACCTCCTAAATCCCGGACATTTCAACAATATTTCAGGCAGACATGAACACTATTCTTTGATTAGTGTCTAAAAGAAATGCCCTATTAGAAACAGATACTTCTCCGTTTGTCACAGTATCTCAAGAACCCTATTAGAAACAGAGACTTCTCCGTTTGTCACAGTatctcaagaaaacaaaagctTAATCTCCAACTTACTTAGCTCATAAAGAATGTACTTTCATCTCAAACATTATGTAAGAAACAAAACCAAACGAAAACTGATGACGATACTTCTGTCCAGGACAAAAGAAATCAACAAATGCCAGCTCTATCATTCAGTAAATCTACCCTCAAAACTTGATAAAATAATCAATCTCCACCAGATGGAAAGGGATTTTATTCAACTCTATATCATGTTCTCACTCTCATCCTGAATTGATGATCTAATTCAAGGTTTAAATTCTAGCTGCCATAAATGCCTGAGAAACAAATAACTGAGCTTCCAAGGGCAGTATCCTAAAGACTCCAGGAAAATCAAGATTAGCAATTCTTAAATAAGACTCCAAATACAGGAAAACTCCAAATATCAGGGAAACAATACAATAAATGAattgaaataattttctttgttgTCATTAATTTTGTACCTTATATGCCAGATTGTGCCACCCAAGGAGATCTTTCGACAGAAATCAATAAAACACAGATTTTAGTTTAACAATCAGCCATGCAAATGCATGAATTAATACCACAATCAATCTATTCATACACGTGTAATGCATAAAATATATTCTTACGTACCTATGCGTGCTTCTAAAATCAATTTGGTGTTTCTAATACATATGAACAGAGTTGGCAAATCAAGCCCATTTGGACACCCCCGCCCCCCAAAACAGATTTGATGCATTCATTTTTTCTATCATTTTCAGAGGAGATGAGTTCTAGGAGAAATCTAAAATTTTGCAATGTTTCAAATATACttagtatttttcttttataaccgtggtgtccggaCCAGCTTGACCGCACCcatgtcggatccttcaaaaatgcACTACATTTGAAGGATCCGACGCGCACCCGccgacatttttgaagagtccgagcaacatagcctAAGACCGCgtggttctcaacccactttATTGTCTACTAGGTCACACCTTTGGGTGCTTCAAATATACTTATTCTTCAGCAAATAAAGGTAACATGTGATCCATATTATATGGCATGGACTCGTTTGTGGGTATGTATTTTATCATATGTATGAGAGTATCGGTATAGGTATGTGcgattttcttttttgttaatttCTGTATTTTGAAGAGTCTGCATGAAGTACGCTCGGCCATGGCACACCCACTCGACGAGTATGTTCATGCAAAGGACCATTATAACATAGAATGTGATAACTCGATCAACTTTTAGTCAACTTGAAGCAATTAAATCGTCCAAAAAAATCAGGTAATGTCTCCCAACTCCCGAGTGGATTGCACGAAATCTAAGGCATTAAAAGCAGGGGCGGATTTATCTGGTAAATCATGGTGCACGTGAAACCATGGTCTCTCTGCAAAACTAGGTggtttatatacatatcttcTATAATTGGTATAATATTAACTAATGACACCCATGCTCCAAGAATGTTGCatggtgcacttggttgaatgttgagttatttacctagaGGAATAGGGATCAATTCCTACTTAATACAttttccctccttttttttttttttcttttttttttttagtggtgtACCCATGTTCTAGAAATCCTAGATCGGCCTCTAAATAAAAGTAAGACGTCAGAAATACTAAGTCACAATAGGCAGGTTCTCCCCAACTTAACTAGTTGTACTAGTTAATCATTAAGGGTTTTCGTGCTCCTTTTGTTTCTaaaagatcaacttcaactaAAATAAGGAATTCGTCACATCAAGTCTAGCAAGACGTGTTGTAAGACTAAATACCAAACAAGGCATTCTTATTATTCTTTTTACCGGGCATTGATTTCTTCATGAATCACATCTCTCCGGCATTGATATTCAAAGTCGTCGTTTTAAGTAATGTGAAGTAAGGGATTATCGCTCGAAGCCATGCACTTCAGAGAAGTGTGCACTTTAAGCAATGACGCGCAAAGTGATCCTAACGAGTAAGGGTctaattttttgaatttcaactttGAGGAGTTGAATTATCAATATTATTGTAAATTGGATGCAATAATCAGTTTTAATTGCATTGTTATAGTACTAAATCTTTATATGTTTGGcattatttactttttgtaGCTTGTGCGCCTCACTCTCGCTTTTTGCTTCAAACTCCGTGGACCTTGTCGCTTTTTGCATTTCTCGCTTTTAAGAACACTACCTTCGATAATTGGACGTTTCGACAAATGACTCGGGCTCATGAGAAGATTACTTGTATATGTACTTTCCCATAACTTGTATGCTTCACTTCTAGTTTTTCACTTCAAACTCCATGGACCTTGTCgctttttgcttttaaaaagattttctcCACAAAGAATACTCGGAGGTTTCAGCAAATGATTTAGAGTGATGATAAGATTGAGCCAAATATTCCACTTCTAACTTCTCGTAGAGATTGAGATGGTCCTATGGATGGAACAAGTCCATGTAGCAACTCGACGAAGAATCCCCATAACCGTTGTAGAGTCTAGAAACATCACATTGTCGCTTTTTACGCTTTTTAAAAAGACGTCTCTACGTAAAAAATGATCGGAGATTTCAACAAATGATTTAGGTTCATGAGAAGATTGAGCCAATTATTCCACTTGTACCTTTCCATAGAGATTGAGAGAGTCTTTTAATAGAAAAAGTCTATGTAGAACCTCAGAGGAGAATCCACATTATCGTTGTAGAGGTTTGTTTCCGTAAGGCCCTCGTGGAGTTCCTTCCAAAAACATCTGCAGAAGAATAAACTTCTTTCCAACTTCGAGCTAGTGAAGATACTAAAAGAGGTATGGTTAGATGAATGAACCGTCGGGAGCTCGTATGAGCGTTGGTTTGACTGCCCTAACTATGACAGAATATTTCCGAGATGTTAATGAGCAAGACGACACGTGAGTTATGGTGTAACCAATTTCTGTTTTTGAACACACAATTGACCTTACCCCAAAAAGTAACCCATTAATTGTTCGCTTAAATATTACGATTATAACAATCGCATAAATAAGTTGGGAGGCTCAAAAGTGTTGACCTCTGATTATATCCAAGAATAAACTtatttacgttttttttttttgataaccgaGAAATCCTCGAAGATCATGGGCTCTGGTTCGGAACTCGGTCGATCATGGGTTTGTCACtttacccttctccacttaaataccaagTATTTGCCTGTGGCAGGGTGACGACAATTTTACCAAGTACTTGCAAAATATCCCTCCAACACAAGTATCAAGTAATTTCGCCCTCCAAGACTTAGGCAAAttggaagaaatcacctagcaTTTTTGTGCCTCTTCAGGGACATATCTACATTGAATAAAAGGCGCTATTTCCAGTCTTCCACATCCACTCGCAATCTTTCAAAAGAAGCATTAAGCCAAGCATAGTATCATCATTACCGAGTAAGATTCGATATACCTCCCATGCTGAAATTCCAGAACACTTGCAAAGAGGAATACATGTACTTGCTTATAACACATACTAAATTCCCAATCTCCTTTTTACTTTGCATCTTTTCAAATTATGAAGGAGAACAAGCCAATCTTGGAGAAAAGTCTATCACTCTTATTATCAAGAACACTACATTCCCTGTTGCTGCCTTATAAGATACTCGGGCGCGAAACTAAAGCATCCACCCATCTGTTCATGGATTGAAGCACAAATCAATGCAAAAGAAGATGAGAGTAATCGAAAAGCATCCATGATGCCTGCTTAAGGACCAAAATTTCCACCATAATGAAGAAATTATCATCTTCATCCCGGAAATGACTCCAAATAAATGGTAAAGCGCCTCAGTTGATAATAAGGCAGCACCAGCCACACCATTTTCCATGAACTTTAACAGTCCAAAGTGATTAATAAATTCTGCTTAATTCCTTCAAAGCAGACATCCTCCAACAGAGCAATGACTTCCACTTGCACAAACTTAAAATCTATCTGCTGCTTCCAGATACACCAGTGTATTAACATGTCTTAAGCAATCCTTCTTTAACTGGTTCATTCCAGTGCTTTGAGAAAGTTGGCATGATCCAAGCAAACAGGAATACTGTTCGactacataaaacttaaaactttcATTTGGCAACCAATTTCCACTCTAAGCGAGATATATGTCAGTAGACATTAAAGTTTCATCCCCTCTCCTTTTCAAGTTTGTCCAGCAGCAACGAACCTAAGTATGTTACTATGTGGAAGTATGTCATCCCATGAAGAGAGAGATATCTGGTGACTCACACCTTCCCATTCTCTTTCTTACccatacaacattccaaaagAGCCCCACTGCTCTGAAGAAAGAGGTGATGCTAAAGATGACGATGGAAGGTCAACATCACAAAGGAGAGATAATATACTTCCCAAAGAGCTTTCATCTACCTATTCAATAAGAGCAGAATTATGGTTCATATCTCTCAGACATGTCCTGAAAGTGAACCCATTGAGGTAGTTAATGTACCTCTCAACCCTTTTCAGCTAGACTAACCAGaagcaattttatttttttgataatggtAACCCAGCCAGCTTGCGTGCATCTCGATTATTTTACCGGTacttgctacctcccaccagcacaaGTATTGGGTAACTACACCCACCAAGGTTCAGGCAGAtggaaagaaatatttttgtctCTGGTGTGATTTGACCCCTCGTCTCTAAGGTTTGCACCTACTTCATTCACAACTAGGACAGGCAATTGGATGTGACTAACTTGATCAAATTACAAGCCACAgacaagaaggaaaaggaaaaaggagggaaagaaattgaaagagaaaattAAGTCGATCAAGTCTTTGACCTTGATTAACAGGCACATAACTAAGTTAAAAAGTTTGACTGGAAGAAACAATTTCTTCCTCTTAGCAACAGCACATATACAGTAGAAAATATAATCACAATCAATGAGGTCCGATCAAAAGGATATACACGTCTTGAACCCATCGACCTCCATGCTTTTAGCTTCAGTTCTAAATTAGGGATCCAGCATGCTACAATATTTCTAAAATATCATGCTGGAACGAAAATATCTATGTTTGCTATGATTTCTCCTTATTCTTTGGTGAATAATGGCTAGTCTCTGACATGcacaaatacaaaaattaaaattttaaacgtAACCTACAAAGCTAAACATATCCCAGAAGATTACGTTAAAAAGCTTACTgataaaaaggagaagaaaaaaaaaaaagagtatgtcAAAAAGCTATGAGCTCTAGTATAGGGTTTTCAATAAGCCCAAAACTGGAACTGCTAAAGATTTAGCTAGGCTGCTAAAGAGTCTAGATGCTTACGGAGCCATCCAGCGGTAAGTTCCAGTTTCTGGTGTCATTCCTTCAGTCTGCACCTCAATACGAGCAACACCAAAGTCTGCAATTTTGATTGACTTGTCAGCAGCAATCAGTAGATTGTCGGATTTCAGATCACGGTGTATCAGATTCAGGCCATGAACATACTCCATCCCCCTTGCCACATCCAACGCCTGCTTAACTGCTAACTTCAATGGCACAGCTCGGTTATGTCGTCTCGTTAGGAACTGACGCACTGAACCCCCTCTTGCATATTCAGTCACAATACACCACACCATGGGTTTACGACATGCACCAATAAATCGCACTATATTTGGATGCTTCAAATTTGCCAACATCGTGACCTCCTGCTGAAATTGCTGCTCCATCAAGTGAGCCCTCTCAAGATCATGTTCTGGCCTTTCTAGAAGCTTGATAGCAACATCTTCACCATTATAAGTTCCCTTATACAGTTTTCCAAAAGCTCCTTGAGCAAAAGCTCGTCCCATGGTAAGCTTCCTCAAATCAATTGTCCACTCATCATAATTCTCAAGCCCAATGGTGGGAAATCGAGGATCAACCAAGGCTTGAGCAAGGGCATCATTGCTCAACCCATTAGAAACTCTCCCCCTGTTTACGCTAGCTGCAACAGAATAGTTGTTGTGGACGCGATTGATGCCCTGGTGGTCTAAAATACGGGTGTTAGAATTATTTGATCCAACACTGCTGTTATCCATTGACATTGCAACAGAACCTCCACCATTACTCATCTGCAAGCTACCATAACTCTCAATTGACATGTTTGACCCTTCACCAAGCTTATGGTAAAAATTTTGTGACAGGTTTTGATTTAGGTCTATAAGACCAACAAATTTTGGAGCCTCCAACATTTTTTTTCAGATAAAGCAGCTACACCACAAAAGCTTCAATCTGACTTATTTCTTCTGCATGAAGATTTCTAAAATCAAACTGCACCTCCACAGACCTGCAAAGCATGAAAGGAAAAGGTTAGTTCACCAAGACCCAATTCTTCTCAGTAGACTCACAGGCAGTGGCGGAGCTAGTAAGAGCCAAGGGGATTCGCCccttcggcgaaaaattacacCGGATATacaaggtgaaaattattttttatgtatatatggtagACGTTGAACCCCCTTGGCTTCTTCGTTTGTctgcttctttatattttttaacccCCTTTGttaaaatcctggctccgccactgctcaCAAGGACAAACACTTGTAAAACAGAGTAACCTTGTTTCCTCTCTGTATCAATCGACGTAGTATGATGAGAAGCATACAAGAAGAAAAatgtaaatttgaaaaactccaatttcaactttcattcctacatttttcttccaatttcaactcTCACCCCtacatttttcttccaattatCTTCAACTCAAACTTCCTCAATCGAAAAAGTTCCAAACTTTAAACATAAACCATGAAGataaacttccaccaacctCCAAATTACATAAAGcatttattaaataataaaaaataaaaaaataaaaaaactaaacTTGTCAAAAATAGAACtaataaaattccaatttcaaCTTTCACCCTTACATTTTTCTTCCCAAAGCAGtgaaaaaaacccaaattttaacCATAAACCAGCAAGATTAACTCCAAAATTACagtaacaaataaaaaagaagctaaACTTGTCAAAATAAAACtcaattgaaaacaaaaaaatcaaggaTAAAAACGTAAATTTACCGCTACATCTTTATGTCCAAACACcccttaaatttattttaaaaaaaaaattgtcaaaaatagAACTAACGGAAACCTCaattgaaaacaaaataaacataaaaccaGGAAGATTAACTTTCAGCCAACTCCAAAATTACATTAACAAAAAACATTAATATAAATTAAAGAAGCTAAACTTGTCAAAATAAGAACTAATAAGACTAAGGAACAAATAAAAACTCCAATTTCAACTTTCACCCCtacatttttctaaaaataaactttcaataaacacaaaaaagaagctaaaaattgtcaaaaatagAACTAAAGAAAACCTCAATTTTGAAAACagcaaaactcaaaaaaaaaaaaaaaaaaaataataataataataataataatatatcagtAAATGAATGATCCAAGGgcaaaatgaaggagaaaaacCTAAATTTACTTATTTGAGTGtttagcaaaaataaaaaacagcttaaattaagttaaaaagtgcttaaaataagccaaaatcacaaagttgctcaaccccaactttttttttttttgggcttaaaaaccattttggtttgaccaacaactttacccattttatcccttatattttctattaattccaatactacccttacttctaaaaaaCCTTTTAACACctttatccaaacacgtaactgcttatttataagaTAACTTTCGGCAGTTAAAAAATACTTTAAGCACTTTTGCTtaaaagtcacttttttttttagctaatccaaacaggctcttatttttttggcttaaaagccattttggtttaaccaacaactttacccttttatcccttatattttctgttaattccaatactacccttacttctaaaaCCCCTTTAAgtacttttatccaaacacgtaactgtttatttataaaataactttcagcacttaaaagtcagctaatccaaacgggctcatagaACTAAGAAAAACCTTAAATAGAACagaaaaaactttaaaaaattaagaaaaatgaatgatCAGAGGGCTAAAATCAAGGAGAAAAACGTAAATTTACATTTCtactccaaaaaaaaagaaagctaaaCTTATCAAAAATAGAACTAAAAAAAACTCCAATTGCAACTTTCACcccaacattttttttccaattacaaaaatttcaattccaaattacaaaaattactaaaattaaTGATCAGAGGGCAAAATCAAGGAGAAAAACGTAAATTTACCTCTACATTTCTACTCCAAAATcacagaggaaaaaaaaaaaaaaaaaaaaaaagctaaactTGTCAAAAATAGAACTAAAAAAACTCCAATTGCAACTTTCACCCCtacatttttcttccaattacaaaaatttcaattccaaattaCTAAAATTAATGATCAGAGGGCAAAATCAAGGAGAAAACGTAAATTTACCTCTACATTTGTACTCCAAaatcagagaaaaaaaaaaagaacctaaACTTGTCAAAAATAGAACTAAAAAAACTCCAATTGCAACTTTCACCCCtacatttttcttccaattacaaaaatttcaattccaaattacaaaaattactaaaattaaTGATCAGAGGGCAAAATCAAGCAGAAAACCATAAATTTACCTCTACATTTCTACTCCAAAATcacagaagaaaaagaaaaaaaaaaaaagctaaactTATCAAAAATAGAACTAAAAAAAAACTCCAATTGCAACTTTCACCCAtacatttttcttccaattacAAAAATTTGAATCCCAAATTacaaaaattactaaaattaaTGATCAGAGGGCAAAATCAAGGAGAAAAACGTAATTTACCTCTACATTTCTACTCCAAAACCAcagaaagacaaaaaaaaaaaaaagctaaccTTGTCAAAAATAGAACTAAAAAAACTCCAATTGCAATTTTCACCCCtacatttttcttccaattacaaaaatttcaattccaaatcacaaaaattactaaaattaaTTATCAGAGGGCAAAATCAAGGAGAAAAACGTAAATTTACCGCTACATTTCTACTTTCATCGAATTCCAAAATtacacaacaaaaaaaaaatacacaaaagcTAAACTTTTTTACAATAGAACTACTAATAAGAACCTGAATTGAATAAAAATTAAGGAAATGAATGATCaaagaaggtaaaaaaaaaaatgaagggataaaaaggtaaatttaccAGGATCGATAGAAGCTTTCTTGACTTTACGATTATGATTTGCAAAACACCGTAACTGCTAATTACCAATTAgagaaataaatatttatacttagagagaaaaaagaaacacacacacacacacagagttATGAAACGAATTGTCTTAgctatagagagagagagatagtaGTAGTTTGTTTAGTCTTcgtctttttttgtttttttgttttttttttgtaataaggGAAGACCTATGGTGTAGTCACTCATATGTTAAAAGTTCATGTGAGCATATTTTAGTACgtaagtggtcgtttggtacgcGGATAAAATTATCTGGAGACTAATTTATCTCAtctaaaagatgggataaaataatctcaagaTTAAtaggataaggtgggatatctcaaaaagattatcttagtttgacttggcatagagtttaagaaataaaggaagagtTCTGAAATGTGTGGGATAAAAtaagtcttagatatttgtgtggttgtaaatcatcttGTACAGTTAAATTGtctttaaatatagaaaggtgtcaatctttttgggacagactaaaaaggaaaggaagataattcttttggaacggagggagtatgtaaGTACTTGGGAGTTGGGATGTCACGACAAGTTGAGCCAATAGAAAGGAGAGGAAAATAAAGAGATGAAATTGGAAAAGTGCATTTAATATGGCATggaattcttttattttttgaattttgagtaagaatatttttattttattttttacatcaAGGGAAGACCTATTGGGTAGTCTTGACACGTTTAATTTTCATGTGAGATAGGAGTTAATGTGGGGCCTACTTTAGTCAGAACTGTTAACTATCTACGTATACTTATCTGGGAAGTTACATCAACTGAAGCCAATTAAAAgaggggaaaaagaagaaaagaaagagatgaaATTCTAAATATCTTATTATCGTACTTCTAAAATtcatatggaaaaaaaataaaaaggtttcaaagtatgacagttaatttaaaaaaaaaaactttatatatttaaaaattaaaacgttataattattactttttataATTAAAGACACATGAcaaaaaaattgtgataaaaACACATacaaatgaatgaatgaatgaatgttTTAGCAATATAGAGCTCTCTCTATAGTTTTTAATCTTcgtctttatttttatttttttggtattctggaAGACCTATGGGTATAGTCACTTACACGTTAAAGTTCCTGTGAGTAGTAGTTTATGTGGGCCCACTTTAATCAAGACCGTTAGATATTTTATCCTACTTCGGATGTCACGTCAAGTTAgccaattgaaaaaaaaaaaaaattggagaaaaaagaagaaaataaaaagatgaaattgGAAAAGTGCATTTAATATGGTGTggaattattcattttttgaattttgagtaAAAATATTGTTTTCATCAAGGGAAGACCTATTGTGTAGTCACTCGTATGTCAAGAATTTGTGAGCAGAAGTTTATGATGGGCCTACTTTAATATTTGTTGTTTGGACTTCTTTTACGTATGTACTTGTTTGGGATGTCACGTCAAGTTGAGCCaatagaaaaagagaaaattaaaaaataaaattagaaaagtaGATTTAATATGGTGTGGAATTCTCATTTCTGAATTTTGAGTATAGTTAACTCTCTCGTACGTTATCGAGCTAAAATTCATATGGAatggaaaaataatatttcctccgtttcataataagtgataTTTTTCTAGTTGTTgccttttcaaaaaatttaagtgGTAGTTTTATTTTAGGTACATCTCATTATGAAAATTACTTActcttaaaaagtaaaaaataaaaataaaaagtatttttactaACTGTGTAGTTCTATTGAGATGTGAAAGAATCTTAAATGGTAATCTTGATAAAAGATAGTTCTAAGGTGTTCTCCTATGATTGATTATAAATCTTATTATTTATTAGCTTAGATAACATGAAACAGAATAAATGTGTTTGAGATCTTTCTTTAACTAAGTCCAGTTAATCAAAACCATCTAGGCAATAAGTTGTCATACAATGCAAGTCAACATCATTTTAAGCATGAAAAGTTAATGATATTCATTAGCTTTATTAGCATTACAATCAAATATGCACCAGAATTGCAAAACTcgaaaaaaagggttttc
It includes:
- the LOC132030859 gene encoding serine/threonine-protein kinase STY13-like; translation: MLEAPKFVGLIDLNQNLSQNFYHKLGEGSNMSIESYGSLQMSNGGGSVAMSMDNSSVGSNNSNTRILDHQGINRVHNNYSVAASVNRGRVSNGLSNDALAQALVDPRFPTIGLENYDEWTIDLRKLTMGRAFAQGAFGKLYKGTYNGEDVAIKLLERPEHDLERAHLMEQQFQQEVTMLANLKHPNIVRFIGACRKPMVWCIVTEYARGGSVRQFLTRRHNRAVPLKLAVKQALDVARGMEYVHGLNLIHRDLKSDNLLIAADKSIKIADFGVARIEVQTEGMTPETGTYRWMAPEMIQHRPYTQKVDVYSFGIVLWELITGMLPFQNMTAVQAAFAVVNKGVRPTIPIECLPVLSEIMIRCWDAEPDNRPTFSQVVGMLEAAETEIMTTVRKARFRCCIQPMTTD